A section of the Poecile atricapillus isolate bPoeAtr1 chromosome 36, bPoeAtr1.hap1, whole genome shotgun sequence genome encodes:
- the LOC131591014 gene encoding tenascin-X-like isoform X3 has translation MSPQLSLCRHGSPCAPLVCVPVSLRCPQRCSCVPYRCACIPGDVPSGVPRVSGCPLWVSLLPLCVTVGVPQDVPVPLRPPMGVPCVSCVSLVCPTVSPHPPGAFFALDVPTAVPMSLIGACVSPWMSPWMFLNSPGCSHKCPACPPTCACVPPVVVPTVVAVSLHDVRVHLWLPLRIPMSPFSPRTMPMTLELRLLLLALALRGEAVSPSVSPSVSPSVSPAASSPESPSETCGAALADVLRRLRELEGHVRALRGHCGDTGGPQAGTGRSVQLCAPPAGGGCACPAPSAEAPPPAPPPACPRGCSDQGRCERGRCRCFPGFSGPDCATPACSPGWGGARCDIEVPWVTPRLASRTPTSLRITWPQPLVPPDGYRVTLVPLDDPVAMTTHELPSSAVAFSVTGLSPGHPFELLVQARRGPHLGAPGVLRLRTALIPSVPHYEGSPASPQGSLGSPAVAPSARGPPESPGSPGSLGPPGSPVSPISPDLSLGSPGFLGSPASPKVPASPVARGSLGSPAPPRSSMSPESPESPAPSEFPGSSVSQDFSVSPASPESPLSPEFPELPGSPESPMFPGSTPPPWSPVSPWPPLSPGIPSLQDLVARLSTYSGSLLQRLESHLRATNFPLRGNQTVPGVARAILAYILRRHPALGRRQGPTGESGNQEPVLEWADMDGMELTEPWRDVEKTVKAEPEELRPSRPVLGDLSVTSITPSSVQLQWSVPKGSFDSFMLQYRDAEGQPQALPIAGGSRSVTVPGLSPSHRYRFHLYGLRGKKKIDHVSTEAVTGTEEPEELPLPSEEQKHEKLQIETPPSDAPPVKAVMGELRVSSVTPSSMELQWSVPEGSFDSFMLQYRDAEGQPQALPIDGGSRSVTVPGLSPSRRYRFHLYGLQGRKKTDRVSIDIITAAEEPEELPQPTEEPQDENPQTEAPPSEATPAQAVLDELRVSSVSPSSVQLQWSVPKGSFDSFMLQYRDAEGQPQALPIAGGSRSVTVPGLSPSRRYRFHLYGLRGGKRIDRVSTDTVTASEEPLPSEEPKQEKPKAESTTSDALPAPAVLSELTVSSVTPSSVQLQWSVPEGPFDSFMLQYRDAEGQPQALPIHGESRSVTVPGLSPSHRYRFHLYGLRGKKKIDHVSTEAMTAEEPEELPQPTEEPQDENPQTEAPPSEATPAQAVLDELRVSSVSPSSVQLQWSVPKGSFDSFMLQYRDAEGQPQALPIAGGSRSVTVPGLSPSRRYRFHLYGLRGGKRIDRVSTDTVTASEEPLPSETKQEKPKAESTTSDALPAPAVLSDMTVSSVTPSSVQLQWSVPEGPFDSFMLQYRDAEGQPQALPIHGESRSVMVPGLSPSHRYRFHLYGLRGRKKIVHVSTEAVTAAEEPEELPQPTEEPQDENPQTEAPPSEATPAQAVLDELRVSSVSPSSVQLQWSVPKGSFDSFMLQYRDAEGQPQALPIAGGSRSVTVPGLSPSRRYRFHLYGLRGGKRIDRVSTDTVTASEEPLPSEEPKQEKPKAESTTSDALPAPAVLSELTVSSVTPSSVQLQWSVPEGPFDSFMLQYRDAHGQPQALPIHGESRSVTVPGLSPSHRYRFHLYGLRGKKKIDHVSTEAMTAAEEPEELPLPTEEPQDENPQTEAPPSEATPAQAVLDELRVSSVAPSSVQLQWSVPKGSFDSFMLQYRDAEGQPQALPIAGGSRSVTVPGLSPSRRYRFHLYGLRGGKRIDRVSTDTVTAAEKPEELPLPTEEPQQHEKPQTDAASAEALPARAVLGDLMVSSVTPNSVQLQWSVPEGPFDSFMLQYRDAEGQPQALPIAGESRSLTVPGLSPSHRYRFHLYGLRGKKKIDHVSTEAMTAAEEPEELPQPTEEPQDENPQTEAPPSEATPAQAVLDELRVSSVSPSSVQLQWSVPKGSFDSFMLQYRDAEGQPQALPIAGGSRSVTVPGLSPSRRYRFHLYGLRGGKRIDRVSTDTVTAAEKPEELPLPTEEPQQHEKPQTEAPSAEALPERSVLGDLKVSSVTPSSVQLQWSVPEGPFDSFMLQYRDAEGQPQALPIDGGSRSVTVPGLSPSHRYRFHLYGLRGKKKIDHVSTEAMTAAEEPEELPQPTEEPQDENPQTEAPPSEATPAQAVLDELRVSSVSPSSVQLQWSVPKGSFDSFMLQYRDAEGQPQALPIAGGSRSVTVPGLSPSRRYRFHLYGLRGGKRIDRVSTDTVTASEKPEKLPLPTEEPQHEKPKTEAPATEALPARAVLSELTVSSVTPSSVQLQWSVPEGPFDSFVLQYRDAQGQPQALPIHGESRSVTVPGLSPSHRYRFHLYGLRGRKKIDHVSTEAMTAAEEPEELPLPTEEPQDENPQTEAPPSEATPAQAVLDELRVSSVSPSSVQLQWSVPKGSFDSFMLQYRDAEGQPQALPIAGGSRSVTVPGLSPSRRYRFHLYGLRGGKRIDRVSTDTVTAATDKTEEPPSPSEEPQTEVLPTDDNQPEHTQNEVPLVRAVLGELRVASVTPDSVQLQWSVPEGPFDSFMLQYRDAEGQPQALPIDGESRSVTVPGLSPSHRYRFHLYGLRDGKRTDRVSTDIITAAAKPEELALPSEEPKPEVISSDAPPAWAELGELKVSSVTPNSVQLQWAVPKGPFDSFMLQYQDVHGKPQALPIDGRSRSVTVPGLSPSHQYRFHLYGLQGGKRVDHVSTDVVTDAAVPEQMPIPSVEPQLEDHKPEQPQTEVDQGQDALGKLRVSNVTPNSVQLQWSISEGSFDSFTLQYRDALGQPQALAVDGGSRSVTVPGLSPSHWYRFHLYGVRGRKRIDRVSTDVVTADPEDLPPPSMDTPTEAAPSEAPSARAVLGELRVSSVTPNSVQLHWTVPEGHFDSFMLQYRDAEGQPQALPINGRLRSVTVPGLSPSHRYRFHLYGLRARKKIDHVSTEIVIADREAATVLEELPLPSEEPQDEKHQTEVPTSAPTLAQAVLKELTVSSVTPSSVQLQWSVPKGPFDSFMLQYRDAQGQPQALPIAGGSRSVTVPGLSPSHRYRFHLYGLRGRKKIAHVSTDIVTATAKTEELPLPSEEPQPEDPKGKDPPAEATPSEVPLERAVLSDLRVSNITPDSVQLQWSVPKGSFDSFMLQYQDAEGQPQALPIAGGSRSVTVPGLSPSRRYRFHLYGLRGGKRIDHVSTETTTGAPGTLWVGSVWPRSAWLHWDAPHTPPDGYELMYGSPGGPQQTLWLPPEATSRQLWGLEPARRYGVRLWGRGGDPQTAPLEATFDTPPLPHPHPRDCAEEQLNGPGPSRETLIFLRGDPARPLRVFCDMETDGGGWLVFQRRQDGGTDFWRGWDSYARGFGNVSGEFWLGNEALHELTTATPTELRVDLRTARDSAFALYRDFAVGSAQERYRLRVGAFSGTAGDALSYHSGSPFSTKDRDSRDPRDRRDPSGRPRPPPCAVAYGGAWWYRNCHYANLNGRYGTPRDHQGIHWFPWKGFNVSIPFTEMKLRPQRG, from the exons ATGTCCCCACAGCTGTCCTTGTGTCGCCATGGgtccccctgtgcccccctcgtgtgtgtccctgtgtccctcaggtgtccccagagatGTTCCTGTGTCCCCTACCGGTGTGCATGTATCCCTGGAGATGTCCCCAGCGGTGTCCCCCGTGTGTCTGGGTGTCCCCTATGGGTGTCTCTCTTACCCCTCTGTGTCACCGTGGGTGTCCCCCAAGACGTCCCTGTCCCCCTGCGTCCCCCCATGGGTGTTCCCTGTGTTTCATGTGTGTCCCTTGTGTGTCCCACGGTGTCTCCACATCCTCCCGGTGCCTTCTTTGCCTTGGACGTCCCCACAGCTGTCCCTATGTCCCTTATCGGTGCCTGTGTCTCCCCATGGATGTCCCCATGGATGTTCCTGAACAGCCCTGGTTGTTCCCATAAATGTCCCGCGTGCCCCCCCACGTGTGCCTGTGTCCCCCCCGTGGTTGTCCCCACGGTTGTCGCTGTGTCTCTCCACGATGTCCGCGTTCACCTGTGGCTGCCTCTGCGTATCCCGATGTCCCCGTTTTCCCCCAGGACGATGCCGATGACCCTGGAACTGCGGCTTCTtctgctggcgctggcgctgcgGGGGGAGGCAGTgtccccctcagtgtccccctcagtgtccccctcagtgtcccctgccgCGTCTTCCCCCGAGTCCCCCTCCGAGACGTGTGGGGCAGCCCTGGCGGATGTGCTGAGGAGGCTGCGGGAGCTCGAGGGACACGTGCgggcactgaggggacactgtggggacacggggggacccCAGGCCGGGACAG gtcGGTCGGTGCAGCTCTGTGCGCCCCCTgccggcggcggctgcgcctgcCCCGCCCCCTCGGccgaggccccgcccccggccccgccccccgcgtGCCCGCGCGGCTGCAGTGACCAGGGCCGGTGCGAGAGGGGGCGCTGCCGCTGCTTCCCGGGCTTCAGCGGCCCCGACTGCGCCACCCCCGCCTGCAGCCCGGGCTGGGGCGGGGCCCGCTGCGACATCG AGGTGCCCTGGGTAACACCACGCTTGGCCTCCCGCACCCCAACATCCCTGCGCATCACCTGGCCCCAGCCCCTGGTTCCTCCTGATGGCTACCGGGTGACACTTGTCCCTCTG GATGACCCTGTGGCCATGACAACGCATGaactgcccagctctgctgtcgCCTTCTCAgtgacagggctgtccccaggccacCCCTTCGAGCTGCTGGTCCAAGCCCGGCGGGGGCCGCATCTAGGGGCACCCGGGGTCCTGCGTCTGCGCACAG CACTCATCCCATCTGTGCCACACTATGAGGGGTCCCCGGCATCGCCTCAGGGCtccctggggtccccagcagtGGCACCATCAGCCCGAGGACCCCCAGAGtccccaggatccccagggTCACTGGGGCCCCCAgggtcaccagtgtcaccaatATCACCAGACTTGTCCTTGGGATCACCCGGGTTTTTGGGATCACCAGCATCCCCCAAGGTTCCAGCATCCCCAGTAGCTCGAGGGTCCCTGGGATCCCCAGCACCCCCGAGATCATCAATGTCACCAGAGTCCCCAGAGTCACCAGCACCATCAGAATTCCCAGGGTCATCAGTGTCACAAGATTTCTCAGTGTCACCAGCGTCCCCAGagtccccattgtccccagaGTTCCCAGAGCTTCCGGGGTCCCCAGAGTCCCCAATGTTTCCAGGATCCACTCCACCCCCAtggtccccagtgtccccatggcccccactgtccccaggcatcccctccctgcaggaCCTGGTGGCCCGGCTGTCCACATACAGTGGATCCCTGCTCCAGCGTCTCGAGAGCCACCTTCGGGCCACCAACTTCCCACTCCGTGGCAACCAGACAGTGCCAGGGGTGGCCCGCGCCATCCTGGCTTACATCCTGCGCCGGCACCCAGCCCTTGGGAGAAGACAGGGACCCACAG GGGAGAGTGGAAACCAGGAGCCGGTGCTGGAATGGGCGGACatggatgggatggagctgACAGAGCCATGGAGGGACGTGGAGAAAACAG TCAAAGCCGAGCCAGAGGAGCTGCGTCCATCCCGGCCAGTCCTGGGTGACCTCAGTGTCACCAGCAtcacccccagctctgtgcagctgcagtggagTGTCCCCAAGGGCTCCTTTGACTCCTTCATGCTGCAGTATCGGGATGCTGAGGGCcagccccaggccctgcccatCGCTGGCGGGTCTCGCTCAGTGACGGTGCCAggcctgtccccatcccaccggTACCGCTTCCACCTCTATGGGCTGCGGGGTAAAAAGAAGATTGACCATGTCTCCACTGAGGCTGTGACAG GCAcagaggagccagaggagtTGCCCCTGCCCTCAGAGGAACAAAAACATGAGAAACTCCAAATTGAGACACCCCCGTCTGATGCCCCCCCAGTGAAGGCAGTGATGGGGGAGCTGAGGGTATCCAGTGTCACTCccagctccatggagctgcagtGGAGTGTCCCTGAGGGCTCCTTTGACTCCTTCATGCTGCAGTACCGGGATGCTGAGGGCCAGCCACAGGCCCTGCCCATTGATGGAGGGTCCCGATCAGTGACGGTGCCGGGGCTGTCCCCGTCTCGCCGGTACCGCTTCCATCTGTATGGGCTGCAGGGTAGGAAGAAGACAGACCGTGTCTCTATCGACATTATCACAG CAGCAGAAGAGCCAGAGGAACTGCCCCAGCCCACAGAGGAACCACAGGATGAGAATCCCCAAACTGAGGCCCCACCATCTGAGGCCACTCCAGCACAGGCAGTACTGGATGAGCTGAGGGTCTCCAGCGtcagccccagctctgtgcagctgcagtggagcGTCCCCAAGGGCTCCTTTGACTCCTTCATGCTGCAGTATCGGGATGCTGAGGGCcagccccaggccctgcccatCGCTGGCGGGTCTCGCTCGGTGACGGTGCCAGGCCTGTCCCCATCCCGCCGGTACCGCTTCCACCTCTATGGGCTGCGTGGAGGCAAAAGGATTGATCGTGTCTCCACTGACACTGTCACAG CCAGTGAAGAACCCTTGCCCTCAGAGGAGCCCAAACAGGAGAAGCCAAAAGCTGAGTCCACCACATCTGAtgctctcccagctccagcagtgctCAGTGAGCTGACAGTCTCCAGTGTCACacccagctctgtgcagctgcagtggagTGTCCCCGAGGGCCCCTTTGACTCCTTCATGCTGCAGTACCGGGATGCTGAGGGCcagccccaggccctgcccatTCATGGGGAATCTCGCTCAGTGACTGTGCCggggctgtccccatcccaccggTACCGCTTCCACCTCTATGGgctgaggggaaagaaaaagattgaCCACGTCTCCACCGAGGCCATGACGG CAGAAGAGCCAGAGGAACTGCCCCAGCCCACAGAGGAACCACAGGATGAGAATCCCCAAACTGAGGCCCCACCATCTGAGGCCACTCCAGCACAGGCAGTACTGGATGAGCTGAGGGTCTCCAGCGtcagccccagctctgtgcagctgcagtggagTGTCCCCAAGGGCTCCTTTGACTCCTTCATGCTGCAGTATCGGGATGCTGAGGGCcagccccaggccctgcccatCGCTGGCGGGTCTCGCTCGGTGACGGTGCCAGGCCTGTCCCCATCCCGCCGGTACCGCTTCCACCTCTATGGGCTGCGTGGAGGCAAAAGGATTGATCGTGTCTCCACTGACACTGTCACAG CCAGTGAAGAACCCTTGCCCTCGGAGACCAAACAGGAGAAGCCAAAAGCTGAGTCCACCACATCTGatgccctcccagctccagcagtgctCAGTGACATGACAGtctccagtgtcacccccagctctgtgcagctACAGTGGAGTGTCCCCGAGGGCCCCTTTGACTCCTTCATGCTGCAGTATCGGGATGCTGAGGGCcagccccaggccctgcccatTCATGGGGAATCTCGCTCGGTGATGGTGCCggggctgtccccatcccaccggTACCGCTTCCACCTCTATGggctgaggggaaggaaaaaaattgtccaCGTCTCCACTGAGGCCGTGACGG CTGCAGAAGAGCCAGAGGAACTGCCCCAGCCCACAGAGGAACCGCAGGATGAGAATCCCCAAACTGAGGCCCCACCATCTGAGGCCACTCCAGCACAGGCAGTACTGGATGAGCTGAGGGTCTCCAGCGtcagccccagctctgtgcagctgcagtggagcGTCCCCAAGGGCTCCTTTGACTCCTTCATGCTGCAGTATCGGGATGCTGAGGGCcagccccaggccctgcccatCGCTGGCGGGTCTCGCTCGGTGACGGTGCCAGGCCTGTCCCCATCCCGCCGGTACCGCTTCCACCTCTATGGGCTGCGTGGAGGCAAAAGGATTGATCGTGTCTCCACTGACACTGTCACAG CCAGTGAAGAACCCTTGCCCTCAGAGGAGCCCAAACAGGAGAAGCCAAAAGCTGAGTCCACCACATCTGatgccctcccagctccagcagtgctCAGTGAGCTGACAGtctccagtgtcacccccagctctgtgcagctgcagtggagTGTCCCCGAGGGCCCCTTTGACTCCTTCATGCTGCAGTACCGGGATGCCCATGGCcagccccaggccctgcccatTCATGGGGAATCTCGCTCAGTGACGGTGCCggggctgtccccatcccaccggTACCGCTTCCACCTCTATGGgctgaggggaaagaaaaagattgaCCACGTCTCCACGGAGGCCATGACGG CCGCAGAAGAGCCAGAGGAACTGCCCCTGCCCACAGAGGAACCGCAGGATGAGAATCCCCAAACTGAGGCCCCACCATCTGAGGCCACTCCAGCACAGGCAGTACTGGATGAGCTGAGGGTCTCCAGCGTCgctcccagctctgtgcagctgcagtggagcGTCCCCAAGGGCTCCTTTGACTCCTTCATGCTGCAGTACCGGGATGCTGAGGGCcagccccaggccctgcccatCGCTGGCGGGTCTCGCTCGGTGACGGTGCCAGGCCTGTCCCCATCCCGCCGGTACCGCTTCCACCTCTATGGGCTGCGTGGAGGCAAAAGGATTGATCGTGTCTCCACTGACACTGTCACAG CCGCAGAGAAGCCAGAAGAACTACCCCTGCCTACAGAGGAACCACAGCAGCATGAGAAACCCCAAACTGACGCTGCCTCTGCTGAGGCACTCCCAGCACGAGCAGTTCTGGGAGACCTGATGGTCTCCAGTGTCACACCCAactctgtgcagctgcagtggagTGTCCCCGAGGGCCCCTTTGACTCCTTCATGCTGCAGTACCGGGATGCTGAGGGCcagccccaggccctgcccatCGCTGGGGAATCTCGCTCACTGACGGTGCCAggcctgtccccatcccaccggTACCGCTTCCACCTCTATGGgctgaggggaaagaaaaagattgaCCACGTCTCCACCGAGGCCATGACGG CAGCAGAAGAGCCAGAGGAACTGCCCCAGCCCACAGAGGAACCGCAGGATGAGAATCCCCAAACTGAGGCCCCACCATCTGAGGCCACTCCAGCACAGGCAGTACTGGATGAGCTGAGGGTCTCCAGCGtcagccccagctctgtgcagctgcagtggagcGTCCCCAAGGGCTCCTTTGACTCCTTCATGCTGCAGTACCGGGATGCTGAGGGCcagccccaggccctgcccatCGCTGGCGGGTCTCGCTCGGTGACGGTGCCAGGCCTGTCCCCATCCCGCCGGTACCGCTTCCACCTCTATGGGCTGCGTGGAGGGAAAAGGATTGATCGTGTCTCCACTGACACTGTCACAG CCGCAGAGAAGCCAGAAGAACTACCCCTGCCTACAGAGGAACCACAGCAGCATGAGAAACCCCAAACTGAGGCCCCCTCTGCTGAGGCACTCCCAGAACGTTCAGTGCTGGGGGACCTGAAGGTCTCGAGTGtcacccccagctctgtgcagctgcagtggagTGTCCCCGAGGGCCCCTTTGACTCCTTCATGCTGCAGTACCGGGATGCTGAGGGCcagccccaggccctgcccatTGATGGCGGGTCTCGCTCAGTGACTGTGCCggggctgtccccatcccaccggTACCGCTTCCACCTCTATGGgctgaggggaaagaaaaagattgaCCACGTCTCCACCGAGGCCATGACGG CCGCAGAAGAGCCAGAGGAACTGCCCCAGCCCACAGAGGAACCACAGGATGAGAATCCCCAAACTGAAGCCCCACCATCTGAGGCCACTCCAGCACAGGCAGTACTGGATGAGCTGAGGGTCTCCAGCGtcagccccagctctgtgcagctgcagtggagcGTCCCCAAGGGCTCCTTTGACTCCTTCATGCTGCAGTACCGGGATGCTGAGGGCcagccccaggccctgcccatCGCTGGCGGGTCTCGCTCGGTGACGGTGCCAGGCCTGTCCCCATCCCGCCGGTACCGCTTCCACCTCTATGGGCTGCGTGGAGGCAAAAGGATTGATCGTGTCTCCACTGACACTGTCACAG CCTCAGAGAAGCCGGAGAAACTACCCCTGCCTACAGAGGAACCACAGCATGAGAAACCCAAAACTGAGGCACCCGCAACTGAGGCACTCCCAGCACGAGCAGTTCTCAGTGAGCTGACAGtctccagtgtcacccccagctctgtgcagctgcagtggagcGTCCCCGAGGGTCCCTTTGACTCCTTCGTGCTGCAGTACCGGGATGCCCAAGGCcagccccaggccctgcccatTCATGGGGAATCTCGCTCAGTGACGGTGCCggggctgtccccatcccaccggTACCGCTTCCACCTCTATGggctgaggggaaggaaaaagattGACCACGTCTCCACGGAGGCCATGACGG CAGCAGAAGAGCCAGAGGAACTGCCCCTGCCCACAGAGGAACCGCAGGATGAGAATCCCCAAACTGAGGCCCCACCATCTGAGGCCACTCCAGCACAGGCAGTACTGGATGAGCTGAGGGTCTCCAGCGtcagccccagctctgtgcagctgcagtggagcGTCCCCAAGGGCTCCTTTGACTCCTTCATGCTGCAGTACCGGGATGCTGAGGGCcagccccaggccctgcccatCGCTGGCGGGTCTCGCTCGGTGACGGTGCCAGGCCTGTCCCCATCCCGCCGGTACCGCTTCCACCTCTATGGGCTGCGTGGAGGGAAAAGGATTGATCGTGTCTCCACTGACACTGTCACAG CAGCCACAGACAAGACAGAGGAGCCACCCTCACCCTCCGAGGAGCCCCAAACTGAAGTCCTGCCAACTGACGACAACCAGCCTGAGCATACCCAAAATGAGGTCCCCCTGGTGcgggcagtgctgggagagctgagagtcgccagtgtcacccctgactctgtgcagctgcagtggagcGTCCCCGAGGGCCCCTTTGACTCCTTCATGCTGCAGTACCGGGATGCTGAGGGCcagccccaggccctgcccatTGATGGGGAATCTCGCTCCGTGACTGTGCCggggctgtccccatcccaccggTACCGCTTCCACCTCTATGGGCTGCGGGATGGGAAGAGGACCGACCGTGTCTCCACTGACATTATCACAG ctgcagccaagccagaGGAGCTGGCCCTGCCCTCAGAGGAGCCCAAGCCTGAGGTCATCTCATCTGATGCCCCACCAGcttgggcagagctgggggagctgaagGTCTCCAGTGTCACACCCAactctgtgcagctgcagtgggctgTCCCCAAGGGCCCCTTTGACTCCTTCATGCTGCAGTATCAGGATGTCCATGGCAAGCCTCAGGCCCTGCCCATTGATGGCAGGTCCCGTtcagtgacagtgccagggctgtccccatcccatcagTACCGCTTCCACCTCTACGGGTTGCAAGGTGGGAAAAGAGTTGACCATGTGTCCACCGATGTCGTCACAG atgcagcagtgccagagcagATGCCCATACCCTCAGTGGAGCCCCAACTGGAAGATCACAAACCTGAGCAGCCCCAAACCGAGGTCGACCAGGGACAGGATGCCCTGGGGAAGTTGAGGGTCTCCAACGTCACACCCAACTCCGTACAGCTGCAGTGGAGCATCTCTGAGGGCTCCTTTGACTCCTTTACACTGCAGTACAGGGATGCCCTGGGCCAGCCCCAAGCCCTGGCTGTTGATGGGGGGTCCCGCTCCGTGACAGTGCCtgggctgtccccatcccactggTATCGCTTCCACCTCTATGGAGTGCGGGGCAGGAAGAGGATTGACCGCGTCTCCACCGATGTTGtcacag ctgaccCAGAGGATCTGCCCCCACCCTCAATGGACACCCCAACTGAGGCCGCTCCATCTGAGGCCCCCTCGGCACGGGCAGTGCTGGGCGAGCTGAGGGtctccagtgtcacccccaaCTCTGTGCAGCTGCACTGGACTGTCCCAGAGGGCCACTTTGACTCCTTCATGCTGCAGTACCGGGATGCTGAGGGCcagccccaggccctgcccatCAATGGCAGGTTGCGCTCGGTGACGgtgccagggctgtccccatcccaccggTACCGCTTCCACCTCTACGGGCTGCGGGCCAGGAAGAAGATTGACCACGTCTCCACTGAGATTGTCATAGCTGACAGGGAAG CTGCAACTGTGCTAGAGGAGCTTCCCCTGCCCTCAGAGGAACCCCAAGATGAGAAACACCAAACTGAGGTCCCCACATCTGCACCCACCCTGGCGCAGGCAGTGCTGAAGGAGCTGACAGtctccagtgtcacccccagctctgtgcagctgcagtggagcGTCCCCAAGGGTCCCTTTGACTCCTTCATGCTGCAGTACCGGGATGCCCAAGGCcagccccaggccctgcccatCGCTGGTGGGTCCCGCTCGGTGACGGTGCCggggctgtccccatcccaccggTACCGCTTCCACCTCTATGggctgaggggaaggaaaaagattGCCCATGTTTCGACCGACATTGTCACAG CCACAGCCAAGACAGaggagctgcccctgccctcaGAGGAGCCCCAACCTGAGGACCCCAAAGGAAAAGACCCTCCAGCTGAGGCCACCCCATCTGAGGTCCCCCTGGAACGGGCAGTGCTGAGTGATCTGAGGGTTTCCAATATCACCCCTGactctgtgcagctgcagtggagcGTCCCCAAGGGCTCCTTTGACTCCTTCATGCTGCAGTATCAGGATGCTGAGGGCcagccccaggccctgcccatCGCTGGCGGGTCTCGCTCGGTGACGGTGCCAGGCCTGTCCCCATCCCGCCGGTACCGCTTCCACCTCTATGGGCTGCGTGGAGGGAAAAGGATTGACCACGTCTCCACTGAGACCACCACTG